In Candidatus Nealsonbacteria bacterium, the sequence TCTCTCTCCGGTAATTTCTCGGTAAATATCTAAATCTATATAAACCTGAGAGTCGTCTTGTTTACTCCCTACAGATTTTAATACTCCGACAACTTCAAACTGCTTTCCTTTGAGAGTAATTTGAGTTTCTGTTTTCATTCCAGGAAAAATTTCTTCGGGCACTAAAAAACCAACAAAAATTTCTCTTTTTCCAGGAATTGGCCAACGTCCTTCTACTAATTCAAAGCCTATATCAGTTTTAAGTATATCCAAGCTTTCCTCTAAGGGAATTCCGCATAATAAAACTGTTCTTTTTTCTCCTTGATATCTCATTGCTTCTCCCCTATAGGTCATAGGAATAACAACATCTACTCCCTCTGCTTTTTTTATCGCTTTAATATCATCATCAGTTAGTTCTAATCCTCCGGCAAAGGTAGTCATTATATCAGTGAGTTCACCGGGCATTATCATAATTAAATCCTTGCCCATCATCCTTAGTTGCTGCATAACCGCTGTTTTTATTCCTTCACTTAAAGAGAGCAATGACATAATCAGAAAAACACCAATAATAACACCAATCATAGTTAACCAGCTTCTCAGAGGTCTTGTTCTTAAACTTCCTATAGCGATTTTGATATGTTCTTTTATTGCTTTTCCCATAGAACTTTTCC encodes:
- a CDS encoding ABC transporter permease; protein product: MGKAIKEHIKIAIGSLRTRPLRSWLTMIGVIIGVFLIMSLLSLSEGIKTAVMQQLRMMGKDLIMIMPGELTDIMTTFAGGLELTDDDIKAIKKAEGVDVVIPMTYRGEAMRYQGEKRTVLLCGIPLEESLDILKTDIGFELVEGRWPIPGKREIFVGFLVPEEIFPGMKTETQITLKGKQFEVVGVLKSVGSKQDDSQVYIDLDIYREITGERTGAKIAMAKVKPGYSADEVVENIKENLEESRKRKRGEDLPSYTVISSEKMTDIVGNIMGLIQIAIFGFASIAIVVGGIGIMNTMYTSVHERIREIGIMKAVGARNKTVITIFLIESGIFGLVGGLGGIVLGLGLAKIVEIYCQTQNLFLLKASITPQLVLFGLGFSFLIGCIAGYLPARSASKLNPVDALRYE